ACTGTAGCAGACTGTTTGACAAGTTGTAGACGCTTTGAAATCCGCTCAACATGCGTATCAACTGCTATGCCTGGAATACCAAATGCATCGCCAAGCACAACATTAGCCGTTTTACGGCCAACACCAGGTAAGGTTTGTAACAAATCCTTATCTTGCGGAATTTGGCCTCCAAAATCCTCTTCTATCATGATCGCAGTTCTGATGATATTCTTAGCCTTACTACGGTAAAGCCCAATCGTCTTGATTAAACGTTCGACATCAGAAACAGCGGCTTGCGCCAAACTTTTACTATCCGGATAGGCAGCAAATAAGGCTGGTGTTGCTTTATTGACCCCTTTATCTGTTGCCTGAGCTGATAAGATTACGGCAATTAGTAATTGAAATGGTGTATCTGAAGTCAATTCACCATGTGCTTCAGGAAACATGTCCGCTATAATGTCAAGCACTTCTGTAAATTTTTTTTTACTCAGCACCATCATACCCCCACATCTTACGTAGACTATCTACAGAATTAAAATAATCTTCTGAAAGTGGGGCACTATCAGGCTGCTGATTTGTTTTGATCATCTCACGTTCTTCTCTGTGATCTTCAATATCACGCGCCGTCACGATCCCATCACTGCGCCAATTTCTTAAAATCGCACGGATATAAGGCAAAGAAACCTTGCGATTTAGTGCTGCTTCTCGCAAAGCTTGTAAGATTAAGGTTGCGTCAAATTTATCCTCAGACAACCATTTCTGTAGTTCTTCTATATTAATCGGCGTCAAGCCACCTGGCATCTCTGGTTCAAACGCTGCGATGAGTCTTGAAATATCTGATAGTTCAACGACGTCTTCTGCCAAACTATCAGCACCTTCAGAAGTCAAAATCGCATCCAGCTTGGCAAAGGCAGGGCGGGTATCAAACCGCATATCGCCAGTTGTCTCATCAAACTCCGCGTTTAAGACGTCAGCCTCTCCTAGACGCGTAATCAGCTGGTTAACATCAGCTGTTGTCAGATGTAAGCTCGCAGCAATCTGACTGGGTGCAAGCGATTCGTCTCCGTAAAAATACAACCAAACATTAAAACTAGAAAGGCTAGGAAAAATAGCTAAAAGATGGGTCAATATTGCTTGTGGTAGTACAATATTTTCTTTAAATTGATCATAATAAGTCATAGCTCTAGTTTAACATATTTCATTTAGTTAGTCTTTAGTATCTGACTAGTACGATGCCAAATTATATAAATACAAATCAGCTATGCTATAGACAAGCTATACTATCTCGGTATTGCCACGTCTGGATGGTCAACTTAATCCTAGGAAGCTATTTTTGACTGTCATTAGTATAGGACACTTAACCCTAGTCATGCAATTTACTGTTATTTATAGGCTCTCTTTCTGTAAAGCATCGATAAAATGCCTAACATAATAGCACTCCAAATTAGCGTAACAATGACTTGTTTTGGTGTATATCTAGCAAAGGAAAAGGAGTCTTCCAAAAATGATAAAGGGATGTAATTAATTAAATATGAAGTAAACTCAAAACTACTTAATACATTCATGAAAACAATAGCAATCTTTAATATCAAAAATATAGCGATAAGTCATGAAGTGTACGCTTTATTAAAAATATAATTACACTACCTAACGCAAACAAAAATATGCTATAGGTAACATATGCTAATAGTAACTGTCCAAAAACAATAAGTAAGTTAACTTCTAGTTGATTAAATATAAGCTGATCAAAAAGCAATAGTAAAAAGGATAAGCTAGCAGTTAATATGGCGAGGACAAGTATTACTGCTAATTTTCTAGCAATAATTTCCCAATGACTTCTACCGCATATGCGAATGCTATTTATCGTTCTATAATTAAATTCTTTACCAAATAGCTGAACAGACATATAAATTAGTAGATAGTTTGAGAACATAGAAAACATGGCATAGACATTATCAACACGGAATCCGCCTGATAAATAAGATCTCGAAAAAATAATGCTAAATCCTGAAAACCAAGATAAGAACCACAAGACAACTGTTGTCACACTGACCAAGTCTTGCTTAAGGAAGATGATTTTAAATCTATTTTTCATCAAAATAAACCTCAATCAATTTTATTTTCTCTTTTTCAATCAAGATATGGTGGGCTTTCAAAAAAAACTCAATCTCGACAACATCCGACACAATGATATCTCTTTTATTTTGCTCAAATTCAAATGCCCCTTTTTCTAGTAACTGGACCAAGTTTTTTTGACTAATATCAAAACTATATATTTTATAGCGCAAGTATTTACCTGTATCTAAAGTTGTGATTTTCTGATGCCTTAGTAAAATATGTTTCGTACAGATTGCTTCAAGATTTTGCAAGATATGACTCGAAATAATAAACGTAATGCCTTTTTCTCTAGCCAACCTTTTAATTAAGGTTAGCAATTCTAAAATACCCGTAGGATCCAAACCATTTGTAGGTTCATCTAAAAGAATAAAAGTCTCAGAGCAAATTAAGGCAACGAATAAACCAATCCGCTGCTTCATCCCCATAGATAGTTTCGACACTTTTTTATTGAGATAAGATTCAACATTTAAAATCGTTTTATAGTCATCTATAATCCCCTGAGGTCTATTATATAAGTTACAAAAAAATGTAAGTTTGATAGAACAGTCATATTAGGATATAAAGTAGGATTTTCAATGAGGACACCTATCGTTTCTGAGTTAACGGTAATATCGCCAGTATAGTCGGGTAAGATACCTGATATTAATTTCATTAGCGTTGTTTTACCTGCACCATTATCGCCAATTAATCCGACAATATCTCCAGCATTTACCTGTAAATTACAGTTTTTTAGGACATAATGATCATTATATCTAAAACTTAAATCTTTTATTGTTAGCATTATCATACTAGCTCCTTACGCTATATTATCTTTATTATAGCCACTAATAATTTAGGGTAATACTACTATTATCAGTGATGTTATCACGCATTAGATTAAGTTAAGGATGTAAATTAATAGCTAACCTTATCTCCATCACCCTCTCTACTTACTTTATGACTTGCTCTTCCTGCTACTATCTGTCCACCATACTGTAGCCTGATAATACGCGCATATTGACCATCTTGTGACAGCAGTGCGTCATGCGTGCCTTGTTCAATAATTTTGCCATTTGACATAAAGATAATTAAATCACTTGCGACAATAGTCGATAAACGATGTGCTATCATAATCGTCGTCTTACCTGCCGTTGCTTTTTCCAATGCACGCTGAATTTTCAATTCACTAAAACTATCAAGATTAGAGGTGCTTTCATCAAAAATATAAAGGTCTCTCTGTTTAAGAAAGGCTCTAGCCAATGCAATTCTTTGCCTTTCACCCCCTGAAAAATTAGCCCCATTTTCTTCTACGAATGCATATAATCGCTGTGGTAATTTTGAAATAAAGTCATAAGCACCTGCCATTTTGACAGCATTTAAAACCTGTTCATAGGTTGCCATATCATCACCAATTTTAACATTATCAAGTATTGTGCCTGTAAATAACTCGATATTTTGCGGTACATATCCGATTTTTGATCGAAGTGAAATAGGCGACATATCTGCCAAGTCATAGGTATCGAATCTCACCGCCCCTTTTGATACATCATAAAATTTCATCAACAGTTTGGCTAAACTGGATTTACCTGATCCGCTTTCCCCAACGATAGCAAGTTTACTACCCGATTTGATTGTTAAATTCAGCCCTTCTATCACAGGAGGGCGTGAGCCATAGCGAAAACTCACATTATCAAAGTGAATATCGCCAGTAAGCGACACATCAGTCAACAATTGTGGGGCAGATATTTCTGTATCCAACTCCATCATCTCACCTAAGCGAACCATTGCGATTTGGGCCTCTTGATAAGTCAACTGTAGGCCAACTAAATTTTGAATAGGCTGAGTAAAATAACCTGATAATGTTTGAAATACCATCAAATCACCAATAGATAGTTTACCATCAATGATGGCAAGCGCACCAACTGCCATCATGACAACAGTCGACATATTATTAATACCAGAAGATAGAGCACTTTGAAGTTGGCTAAGTAATCCTTCACTATAGCCAAGTTTTAATACTTTGACAAATTTATTTTCTAATTTATCAATCTGCACCGTTTCATTACCATAAGCTTTAACAGTTTCAATATTTTGAATACTCTCGATGAGCTGTGAATTCATCACTGCTCCCGCTTCCATTTGATCATAGTTAATTCGTTTATAACTACCTTTAAAAACATAGATTAGTAAGACATCAATAATAACAACTGAAAGTGTTAGAAGAAATAAAGGTAAGTTGATCTGAATAAGTGCAATACCTGTCAATATTGCCAGTAATAGATCAAGTACCAATGACACACTGACTTGACTAAAAATATCTTTAATTGACATCGCATCTTGAAACCGTGTCAAAATATCACCTGTTTTTCGTGTCGAAAAAAAATGATAGGGTAGTCTAAGTACATGATTATAATAGCCCAATAAAACTGGTAAATCGATTTTTCTTGATAAGAATAGCAACACATAAGACCGAAACCATGATAAAAAAAACTGAATAAAACCAATGAGCAAAAACATGGTCATATAGACAAATAAAGTATTTTTGAGCTGATAAGGAATCACCTCATCAAAAATTGCTTTGCTAAAAAGACTAGAGACAATGCCTAAAATCGTCAAAACTGCACTCATTAAAATTACCGTTGCCAATATTTTTTTTTGTGGCATCATGATTTGTTTAAACAAGTGCCACATGGATGTCTTGTTTTGATGGGCAATTTCAATTTTTGATTTTGGTATCATTAATATTGCAACACCAGTAAATATTTTTTCTATATCTGCTCGCGTTCTCTTTTCATATCCAAAAGCAGGATCCATAACAAATAAATTATCTTTTTTTATCTGATAGACCACGATAAAATGAGTGGCGCCACTTACTGTTCTGACATGTAAGATTGCAGGCAATGTATAGTCCTGTGTGACATCCTCAACCTTCATTTTAATCGCTTTGGCATCAAAACCAAGCCTAGTAGCACCTGTCACAAGTCCAGATACAGTCGTTCCATAGATATCCGTCCCCAAGACCTCACGCATTTTCATCAGTGTATAATCTTCGCCGTAGAACCGACAAATAGAAGACATGACAGCTGCAGCGCAGTCAGACGCATCATGTTGTAAAATAACTGGGTGTTGCTTATCTAACATATTATCTCCTTGCCGTTAGTGTTCATCTCTTTCATGGAGGTGGGGGAATCGTTATTTTTTAATACTTAGTAACAGGCTAAAAATGATAACCATACCATTTGTAAATTGTCCAATCACTCTCTATAATATAGGATGATTTATCTGATATAGTCTCAATCGTATGCTTACTTTCATTTCTTACATGAATATAATATGGTGAGGACTCTGTTTAGTATTGTCATAGACAAATTTTCACCCTATTAGTCAGGCATTAACCACCTTTAATTCTACTTTTTCATTAAGTAAACAGCTATGAGACAAAGTAGGATTCCAGCCAAACCTATGATGCCACTTAACAACTCAGATAAGATAGCAAGCAGTACATACATAGAAAGTAGACACATGATGAATCTGATGAAAGCGATTAAAAGCGTAATTTCTTGCATTAAAAATCACACCAAC
The DNA window shown above is from Lactococcus paracarnosus and carries:
- a CDS encoding ABC transporter permease; translation: MKNRFKIIFLKQDLVSVTTVVLWFLSWFSGFSIIFSRSYLSGGFRVDNVYAMFSMFSNYLLIYMSVQLFGKEFNYRTINSIRICGRSHWEIIARKLAVILVLAILTASLSFLLLLFDQLIFNQLEVNLLIVFGQLLLAYVTYSIFLFALGSVIIFLIKRTLHDLSLYF
- a CDS encoding DnaD domain-containing protein gives rise to the protein MTYYDQFKENIVLPQAILTHLLAIFPSLSSFNVWLYFYGDESLAPSQIAASLHLTTADVNQLITRLGEADVLNAEFDETTGDMRFDTRPAFAKLDAILTSEGADSLAEDVVELSDISRLIAAFEPEMPGGLTPINIEELQKWLSEDKFDATLILQALREAALNRKVSLPYIRAILRNWRSDGIVTARDIEDHREEREMIKTNQQPDSAPLSEDYFNSVDSLRKMWGYDGAE
- the nth gene encoding endonuclease III; its protein translation is MLSKKKFTEVLDIIADMFPEAHGELTSDTPFQLLIAVILSAQATDKGVNKATPALFAAYPDSKSLAQAAVSDVERLIKTIGLYRSKAKNIIRTAIMIEEDFGGQIPQDKDLLQTLPGVGRKTANVVLGDAFGIPGIAVDTHVERISKRLQLVKQSATVTEVEEKLMKVVPEEEWITTHHRLIFFGRYHCTARAPKCTACPVLPYCHFGGKLSSK
- a CDS encoding peptidase domain-containing ABC transporter; amino-acid sequence: MLDKQHPVILQHDASDCAAAVMSSICRFYGEDYTLMKMREVLGTDIYGTTVSGLVTGATRLGFDAKAIKMKVEDVTQDYTLPAILHVRTVSGATHFIVVYQIKKDNLFVMDPAFGYEKRTRADIEKIFTGVAILMIPKSKIEIAHQNKTSMWHLFKQIMMPQKKILATVILMSAVLTILGIVSSLFSKAIFDEVIPYQLKNTLFVYMTMFLLIGFIQFFLSWFRSYVLLFLSRKIDLPVLLGYYNHVLRLPYHFFSTRKTGDILTRFQDAMSIKDIFSQVSVSLVLDLLLAILTGIALIQINLPLFLLTLSVVIIDVLLIYVFKGSYKRINYDQMEAGAVMNSQLIESIQNIETVKAYGNETVQIDKLENKFVKVLKLGYSEGLLSQLQSALSSGINNMSTVVMMAVGALAIIDGKLSIGDLMVFQTLSGYFTQPIQNLVGLQLTYQEAQIAMVRLGEMMELDTEISAPQLLTDVSLTGDIHFDNVSFRYGSRPPVIEGLNLTIKSGSKLAIVGESGSGKSSLAKLLMKFYDVSKGAVRFDTYDLADMSPISLRSKIGYVPQNIELFTGTILDNVKIGDDMATYEQVLNAVKMAGAYDFISKLPQRLYAFVEENGANFSGGERQRIALARAFLKQRDLYIFDESTSNLDSFSELKIQRALEKATAGKTTIMIAHRLSTIVASDLIIFMSNGKIIEQGTHDALLSQDGQYARIIRLQYGGQIVAGRASHKVSREGDGDKVSY